A genomic segment from Chitinophagaceae bacterium encodes:
- a CDS encoding helix-turn-helix transcriptional regulator gives MPIIVNLDVMMAKRKISLNELSEKVNLTLSNLSILKTGKAKAIRFSTLESICKALNCQPGDILEFITDAGSSTNR, from the coding sequence ATGCCGATTATAGTAAATTTAGATGTGATGATGGCGAAACGAAAAATTTCGCTTAATGAGCTTTCAGAAAAAGTTAATTTAACTTTATCCAATCTTTCCATTTTAAAAACAGGTAAGGCAAAAGCCATACGCTTTAGCACTTTAGAATCTATATGCAAAGCCTTAAACTGCCAGCCTGGCGATATTTTAGAATTTATTACCGATGCCGGAAGCAGTACAAACCGCTAA
- a CDS encoding VOC family protein — translation MAQINPYIHFNGNAEEAFTFYQSVFGGEFAMIARFKDFSSPEFPVPEKEANNIAHIALPIGKHSLLMASDTPESMGRQNENENRSKISISAESKEEADKIFNGLSAGGKVEMPISDSPWGTYFGMFRDKYGIEWMVDYDARYKGQH, via the coding sequence ATGGCACAAATCAATCCTTACATTCACTTCAACGGCAATGCCGAAGAAGCATTTACATTTTACCAATCGGTTTTTGGCGGTGAGTTTGCAATGATTGCCCGATTTAAAGATTTTTCGAGCCCCGAATTCCCCGTTCCGGAAAAAGAAGCAAATAATATTGCACATATTGCATTACCCATTGGCAAGCACAGTTTGCTTATGGCAAGCGACACACCCGAAAGTATGGGAAGACAAAATGAAAATGAAAACAGGAGCAAAATTTCAATAAGTGCAGAAAGCAAAGAAGAAGCAGACAAAATATTTAACGGCCTTTCGGCAGGCGGCAAAGTAGAAATGCCTATTAGCGACAGTCCCTGGGGTACGTATTTTGGTATGTTTCGGGATAAATACGGAATAGAATGGATGGTAGATTACGATGCAAGATATAAAGGCCAGCATTAA
- a CDS encoding DUF1501 domain-containing protein — MKRRKFLRAGLGTALLPTVINGFSLKAFAAESPLARLLGATDNDHVLVIVQLNGGNDGLNTVIPIDQYSNYYNARTNVAIAENKILQLDAITNTGLHPAMAGMQAMYNEGKLGIVQAVGYPQPNFSHFRATDIWMTASNSNEVITSGWGGRFLDFEFPNFPIGYPNSDMTDPLGIQIGSVTSTVFQGPSVSMGMSITDPTSFYNLINGVEDPAPNTPAGNELKYIRLVAMQTNLYADVVKDAALSVTQQSAYPNNNSLADQLKIVARLIKGGLKTKIYMVSYTGFDTHSLQVDSNDTSIGRHATLLANVSGAIAAFQADLKYLDIEDRVMGLTFSEFGRRIKSNSSSGTDHGSAAPLFVFGKKAKQMVLGNTPDLPANATSNDNIPMQYDFRSVYATMLQDWLCVDGNNLQQIMLQNFQVLPLIEASACNPAIPNTSGTSLVDNYPNPFTINTTIRFTTTGGHTLIQIMNTLGQVIATLVDKEFATAGNYTVNWNNTPPAAGIYYVRLQNGPVQQVKAMLKVK; from the coding sequence ATGAAAAGAAGAAAATTTTTGAGAGCAGGATTGGGTACTGCGTTGTTACCCACAGTAATCAATGGCTTTTCTTTAAAAGCTTTTGCAGCAGAAAGCCCATTAGCCAGGCTTTTAGGCGCCACCGATAATGACCATGTACTGGTGATTGTGCAATTAAATGGCGGAAACGATGGTTTAAATACTGTAATTCCCATTGATCAATACAGCAACTATTATAATGCAAGAACCAATGTGGCCATTGCCGAAAATAAAATATTGCAACTTGATGCCATTACCAATACAGGATTGCACCCGGCCATGGCTGGCATGCAGGCCATGTATAACGAAGGTAAGTTGGGCATTGTACAAGCAGTGGGTTATCCGCAGCCCAATTTTTCGCATTTTAGAGCAACAGATATTTGGATGACCGCATCAAACAGCAACGAAGTAATTACCAGTGGATGGGGCGGCCGGTTCCTCGATTTTGAATTTCCCAATTTTCCCATTGGCTATCCCAATAGCGATATGACAGATCCGTTGGGTATACAAATTGGCTCTGTAACTTCTACAGTATTTCAAGGGCCAAGCGTAAGTATGGGTATGAGCATTACCGATCCTACTAGTTTTTATAACCTCATTAATGGCGTAGAAGACCCTGCGCCCAATACACCTGCAGGCAATGAATTAAAATACATCAGGCTGGTAGCTATGCAAACTAATTTATATGCCGATGTGGTAAAAGATGCTGCCCTGAGTGTAACACAGCAGAGCGCTTATCCTAATAATAATTCGCTTGCCGATCAATTAAAAATTGTTGCCCGGCTTATAAAAGGGGGATTAAAAACAAAAATTTACATGGTAAGCTATACCGGCTTCGATACGCACTCCTTGCAGGTAGATAGCAATGATACCAGTATTGGCAGGCATGCAACTTTGTTAGCTAATGTAAGTGGTGCCATTGCTGCTTTTCAGGCAGACCTTAAATACCTGGATATTGAAGACAGGGTGATGGGCCTTACTTTTAGTGAATTTGGCAGGCGCATTAAAAGCAATAGCAGCAGTGGTACCGACCATGGAAGTGCAGCGCCACTTTTTGTATTTGGCAAAAAAGCAAAGCAAATGGTATTGGGCAACACACCCGATTTACCCGCAAATGCAACCAGCAACGATAATATACCCATGCAATATGATTTCAGGAGCGTGTATGCAACCATGCTGCAGGACTGGCTTTGTGTAGATGGCAACAACCTGCAGCAAATTATGTTGCAAAACTTCCAGGTGTTGCCACTTATTGAAGCAAGCGCCTGTAACCCTGCAATACCCAACACATCGGGTACCAGCCTGGTAGATAATTATCCCAACCCGTTTACCATAAATACTACCATCCGCTTTACAACAACTGGTGGCCATACTTTAATACAAATTATGAATACACTCGGGCAGGTAATAGCCACTCTGGTGGACAAAGAATTTGCTACAGCAGGAAATTATACCGTAAACTGGAATAATACTCCGCCAGCGGCAGGTATTTATTATGTACGTCTGCAAAACGGGCCGGTACAGCAGGTAAAGGCAATGCTTAAGGTAAAATGA
- a CDS encoding SRPBCC domain-containing protein, which translates to MENHLLFDFTVDKVAKTVYIIREFAASQNLVWDAFTKAELLDQWGAPKPMTSKTKYQDFKVGGKRFYAMVSPDGIERWSIQEYTSITPKSNFKMYNAFADKDENPQLPGSQWDYHFSQVGNKTKVSISIFNESFERMESLLEGFKHGFTSSLKNLEGLLSTLSKK; encoded by the coding sequence ATGGAAAATCATTTATTATTTGATTTTACCGTTGATAAAGTTGCAAAAACAGTTTATATCATCCGGGAGTTTGCTGCATCGCAGAACCTGGTATGGGATGCATTTACCAAAGCAGAATTACTTGACCAATGGGGAGCACCTAAACCCATGACTTCTAAAACAAAATACCAGGATTTTAAAGTAGGCGGCAAAAGATTTTATGCCATGGTAAGCCCCGATGGAATAGAGCGTTGGTCCATACAGGAATATACTTCCATTACTCCAAAGAGCAATTTTAAAATGTATAATGCTTTTGCAGACAAAGATGAGAACCCACAACTGCCGGGCTCTCAATGGGATTACCATTTCAGCCAAGTCGGCAACAAAACAAAAGTAAGTATTAGCATTTTTAATGAATCCTTTGAACGCATGGAAAGTTTACTCGAAGGCTTTAAGCATGGTTTTACCTCTAGTTTGAAAAACCTGGAGGGTTTACTGTCAACTTTATCTAAAAAATGA
- a CDS encoding aquaporin: protein MKKLITEFIGTFFLILTIGMAVLGGAGNLAPVAIGLALMVMVYAGGHISGAHFNPAVTLGILIRGKITVADAVPYMIVQFVAAAIAAFVVQYLVGADKILANAAAANPNAVKALVAELLGTFALIFVVLNVATAKATAGNNYFGMAIGLTVTAMAYALGGISGGAFNPAVALAISIMKMAQWADIWFYLIGAFGGAVLAAFLFKYCNPEDN, encoded by the coding sequence ATGAAAAAATTAATTACAGAATTTATCGGCACTTTTTTTTTGATACTTACCATTGGAATGGCCGTACTGGGCGGAGCCGGCAATTTGGCTCCTGTTGCCATTGGCCTGGCTTTAATGGTGATGGTGTATGCAGGCGGCCATATTTCCGGGGCGCATTTTAACCCTGCTGTAACGTTGGGTATATTAATAAGGGGAAAAATAACCGTTGCCGATGCTGTGCCTTACATGATTGTGCAGTTTGTTGCTGCGGCTATAGCTGCATTTGTGGTTCAATACCTGGTGGGTGCTGATAAAATTTTGGCAAATGCTGCAGCCGCAAACCCCAATGCAGTAAAAGCACTGGTGGCTGAGTTGCTCGGTACTTTTGCTTTAATTTTTGTTGTGCTTAATGTGGCTACTGCAAAAGCAACGGCCGGTAATAATTATTTTGGTATGGCTATTGGGCTTACCGTTACGGCAATGGCTTATGCTTTAGGCGGTATTTCCGGCGGGGCTTTTAACCCGGCTGTAGCCTTAGCTATAAGTATAATGAAGATGGCACAATGGGCCGATATTTGGTTTTACCTGATTGGCGCATTTGGCGGTGCTGTGCTGGCAGCCTTTTTGTTTAAATATTGCAACCCGGAGGATAATTAA
- a CDS encoding class I SAM-dependent methyltransferase encodes MSVEGAYNQWSEQYDSNENKTRDLEAIALREMLGKIQFENCLEIGCGTGKNTEWLKTKGKKILAVDLSEEMLAVARNKGSNQNVQFIKTDINADWDFTHEQFDLIVCSLVLEHIENINRIMRLISERLKPGGTLYIGELHPFKQYTGSKAKFKNEKVELDINCYTHHISEFTNSAKKYLLPLIEVNEFFDGPEAPIPRILTLKFVKSN; translated from the coding sequence ATGAGTGTAGAAGGAGCATATAACCAATGGTCGGAACAATACGACAGCAATGAAAATAAAACAAGAGACCTTGAAGCAATAGCACTAAGGGAAATGCTGGGAAAAATTCAATTTGAAAATTGCCTTGAAATAGGCTGCGGCACCGGTAAAAATACGGAGTGGCTCAAAACCAAAGGTAAAAAAATACTGGCTGTTGATTTATCTGAAGAAATGCTGGCTGTTGCAAGAAACAAAGGGAGCAACCAAAATGTACAATTTATTAAAACCGATATAAATGCTGACTGGGATTTTACGCATGAGCAGTTCGACCTCATTGTTTGCAGCTTGGTATTAGAGCATATAGAAAACATTAACAGAATTATGAGACTTATTTCAGAGCGGCTAAAACCCGGCGGAACGCTCTACATTGGCGAGCTTCATCCTTTTAAACAATACACAGGCTCCAAAGCTAAATTTAAAAATGAAAAAGTTGAACTGGACATAAATTGTTACACCCATCATATTTCTGAATTTACAAATAGTGCAAAAAAATATTTATTGCCGCTGATTGAGGTAAATGAATTTTTTGATGGCCCCGAAGCACCAATCCCAAGGATATTAACCTTAAAATTTGTAAAAAGCAACTGA
- a CDS encoding SRPBCC domain-containing protein — protein sequence MKTSTITIEILAPIQAVWKALSTTEGMKAWLDWLKVETDWLQNSPVVFTCFDKKGEILEYKGEKMIFKGIIESKMENKEITFDYPEQLAGIIKERYTLNEINAGATSVSFTQTCTDEKAQSQEEDQKQLMEMLKTKLEEK from the coding sequence ATGAAAACCTCAACAATCACTATCGAAATTTTGGCGCCCATACAAGCAGTATGGAAAGCCCTTAGTACTACCGAGGGTATGAAGGCCTGGCTTGACTGGCTAAAGGTAGAAACCGATTGGCTGCAGAACAGCCCGGTAGTATTTACCTGCTTTGATAAAAAAGGGGAAATACTGGAATACAAAGGAGAAAAAATGATTTTCAAAGGTATTATTGAATCAAAAATGGAAAATAAGGAAATTACATTTGATTACCCGGAACAATTAGCCGGAATTATAAAGGAGCGATACACATTGAATGAGATAAATGCCGGCGCCACCAGCGTTTCTTTTACACAAACCTGTACCGATGAAAAAGCCCAAAGCCAGGAGGAAGACCAAAAGCAATTAATGGAAATGCTGAAAACAAAATTGGAAGAAAAATAA
- a CDS encoding phosphoglyceromutase encodes MKKAILCLLVAIYVNFNTTLFAQSKIENIILITTDGLRWQEVFNGMDTAIAHNPKFIQYDSAYLYKNYWSSNANERRKLLMPFLWNTIETQGQVYGNRAFDNKVDVANPYWFSYPGYNEIFTGYPDTLVNSNDYKPNPNKTVLEFLNEQKNFKGKIAAFGAWDAFDRILNEQRSGIPVFSAYDALGGKNSTKNEQLINAMMQDAYKPWHKEECLDVFTQYGAMEYLKKNKPRVLYIAYGETDEWAHAGQYRFYLDAAKQVDAWIKKIWEFVQTDPQYKNKTALLITVDHGRGDKKKSEWTSHNNEIAGSNEIWFAVMGPGIKAKGEIKTSMQLYQKQFAQTIARLLGFRYKAKHPIGEPIMLEPE; translated from the coding sequence ATGAAGAAAGCTATTCTTTGCCTGTTGGTTGCTATTTATGTAAATTTTAATACAACATTATTTGCACAAAGCAAAATTGAAAACATCATCCTTATTACAACCGATGGACTGCGCTGGCAGGAAGTATTTAACGGTATGGATACGGCCATTGCCCATAACCCCAAATTTATCCAATACGATAGTGCCTACCTTTATAAAAATTACTGGAGCAGCAATGCAAATGAAAGGCGCAAATTGCTGATGCCTTTTTTATGGAATACCATTGAAACCCAGGGGCAGGTTTATGGTAACCGGGCTTTTGATAATAAGGTAGATGTGGCAAACCCTTACTGGTTTTCATATCCCGGCTATAACGAAATATTTACGGGCTACCCGGATACCCTGGTAAACAGTAATGATTACAAGCCCAACCCAAATAAAACGGTACTTGAATTTTTAAATGAACAAAAAAATTTTAAAGGTAAAATTGCGGCATTTGGCGCCTGGGATGCATTCGACAGGATTTTGAACGAACAAAGAAGCGGCATTCCGGTATTTTCTGCTTACGATGCATTAGGTGGAAAAAACTCCACAAAAAATGAACAACTCATAAATGCCATGATGCAGGATGCTTACAAACCCTGGCATAAAGAAGAATGCCTGGATGTTTTTACACAATATGGTGCAATGGAATACCTAAAAAAAAATAAACCCAGGGTATTATATATTGCCTACGGCGAAACCGATGAATGGGCGCATGCAGGCCAATACCGTTTTTACCTTGATGCTGCGAAGCAGGTGGATGCATGGATAAAAAAAATTTGGGAGTTTGTACAAACCGATCCGCAATATAAAAACAAAACAGCCTTATTGATTACGGTAGATCATGGCCGTGGTGATAAAAAAAAGTCAGAATGGACCAGCCATAACAATGAAATTGCTGGCAGCAATGAAATATGGTTTGCTGTAATGGGCCCAGGCATAAAAGCCAAGGGCGAAATAAAAACCTCCATGCAATTGTATCAAAAACAATTTGCACAAACCATTGCCCGGTTATTGGGTTTTAGGTATAAGGCAAAGCACCCAATAGGAGAACCTATTATGCTGGAACCGGAGTGA
- a CDS encoding DUF2975 domain-containing protein: protein MSNSKNLVFKGLHIVAWIIFVGLCIEAGGLLVNFIFSIYNPQFVSKLYEKLDLSAMYNQSKWVFFGMYGFILFVALLKVNLFYIVIKLLSKLNLGKPFSNFTSEQITQLSYCTFAIGIISLIARQVAKSVQHYGFETSVLNRFWVDSEAFILMAAVIFVIAAIFKKGIELQNENDLTV, encoded by the coding sequence ATGTCAAACAGTAAAAACCTAGTATTTAAAGGCCTGCATATAGTTGCATGGATCATATTTGTGGGCCTTTGTATTGAAGCCGGTGGCCTGCTGGTAAATTTTATTTTTAGTATTTACAACCCGCAATTTGTATCAAAGCTTTATGAAAAGCTTGACCTAAGCGCTATGTACAACCAAAGCAAATGGGTGTTTTTTGGTATGTACGGTTTTATACTTTTTGTTGCGCTCTTAAAAGTGAATTTATTTTATATTGTAATTAAATTATTGAGCAAACTAAATCTTGGTAAACCCTTCAGCAATTTTACATCGGAACAAATTACCCAACTTAGCTATTGCACGTTTGCAATAGGCATTATAAGTTTAATTGCCAGGCAGGTTGCAAAAAGCGTTCAGCATTATGGTTTTGAAACCAGTGTGCTTAACCGTTTTTGGGTTGACAGTGAAGCATTTATTTTGATGGCTGCGGTAATTTTTGTAATTGCAGCAATATTCAAAAAAGGAATTGAACTCCAAAATGAAAATGATTTAACAGTATAA
- a CDS encoding winged helix-turn-helix transcriptional regulator: protein MRRDIFQAIADPTRRAIIALIALQAMTPNAIAENFHASRQAVSKHLRILTECEMVKQEQQGREIYYSLKIEKLKELDKWLAQYRKLWETRFNQLDHVLANIKRQKKG from the coding sequence TTGAGAAGAGATATTTTTCAGGCAATAGCTGACCCTACAAGACGTGCCATTATTGCCCTTATTGCACTACAGGCCATGACGCCCAATGCCATTGCCGAAAACTTTCATGCCAGCAGGCAGGCAGTTTCAAAACATTTACGCATACTCACCGAGTGCGAAATGGTAAAACAAGAACAGCAGGGCAGGGAAATTTATTACTCCCTAAAAATTGAAAAATTGAAAGAACTTGATAAATGGCTGGCCCAATACCGGAAACTTTGGGAAACACGCTTTAACCAACTCGACCATGTTTTAGCAAACATTAAAAGGCAAAAAAAAGGCTAA
- a CDS encoding DUF1801 domain-containing protein, with translation MIKFAEMKIKNIVELFTLLPEEERIITDVLRQIILETLPGYCKEKISFNVPFFYGNKGICIVWPATVPRGGIKSGVLLGLWYGNKLADKDNFLTHGSNKQIFYKIYYKADEIDERPIKKLLKEAIKLDQSFK, from the coding sequence ATGATAAAGTTTGCAGAAATGAAAATAAAAAATATTGTTGAGCTTTTTACTTTACTTCCCGAAGAGGAGAGAATTATTACCGATGTATTACGACAAATAATTTTAGAAACGCTGCCTGGCTACTGCAAAGAAAAAATTTCATTTAATGTTCCCTTCTTTTATGGAAATAAAGGCATTTGCATTGTATGGCCGGCCACCGTTCCCAGGGGCGGCATAAAATCGGGGGTATTATTAGGATTATGGTATGGCAATAAATTAGCCGACAAAGATAATTTTTTAACCCATGGCAGCAACAAACAAATTTTTTATAAAATATATTACAAAGCTGATGAAATAGATGAACGGCCCATTAAAAAATTATTAAAAGAAGCAATTAAGCTTGACCAATCATTCAAATAG
- a CDS encoding DUF1398 domain-containing protein — protein MFTLDQIKAIHSKVKSGVDFPDFIQNLKSLGITQYETFVTDGHTDYYGLNGYKISSPGLYKLLTVCTAANAGQFITRLKAHQQGKTDFQTFCMDSAKYGVEKWMVSIDKMTCTYYDKNANEILKEIIPTTKTKP, from the coding sequence TTGTTCACTTTAGATCAAATAAAAGCAATACACAGTAAAGTAAAATCGGGAGTAGACTTTCCTGACTTTATACAGAATTTAAAAAGCCTGGGCATAACGCAGTATGAAACATTTGTAACAGATGGACATACGGATTATTACGGATTGAATGGCTACAAAATTTCTTCCCCGGGATTGTATAAACTATTAACCGTATGTACTGCTGCAAATGCCGGACAATTTATAACCCGGCTCAAAGCGCATCAGCAGGGTAAAACCGATTTTCAAACATTTTGCATGGACAGTGCAAAATATGGCGTAGAAAAATGGATGGTTTCTATAGATAAAATGACCTGTACGTACTATGACAAAAATGCCAATGAAATTTTAAAGGAAATAATCCCAACAACAAAAACAAAACCATGA
- a CDS encoding GNAT family N-acetyltransferase, producing the protein MISIKKATVKDYNTIVQIGNISVGEAHKGGASTEDMDAYLAKNYNNEAITKELTDFNNIYHIISYNNNPVGFSKIIFNATHPNIAAQNVTKLDRIYLLQEFQGLKLGMKLLNFNIEFSRKNNQMGMWLYTWIENKKAIDFYLKAGFSIIGSHHFYVTETYYNLNHQMFLNFLQFQNPKDD; encoded by the coding sequence ATGATTTCTATAAAAAAGGCAACAGTAAAAGATTATAATACAATTGTACAAATTGGCAATATATCAGTAGGTGAAGCACATAAAGGCGGCGCTTCAACAGAAGATATGGATGCCTACCTGGCTAAAAATTATAATAACGAGGCAATTACTAAGGAGCTAACCGACTTCAATAATATTTACCACATAATTAGCTATAACAATAACCCGGTTGGGTTTTCCAAAATAATATTTAACGCAACTCACCCAAATATTGCCGCACAAAACGTTACCAAGTTGGACCGTATTTATTTACTCCAGGAGTTTCAGGGCTTAAAACTGGGAATGAAACTTTTGAACTTTAATATTGAATTTTCAAGAAAAAATAACCAAATGGGGATGTGGTTATATACCTGGATTGAGAATAAAAAAGCAATAGATTTTTATCTTAAAGCAGGATTTTCAATTATAGGAAGCCACCATTTTTACGTTACAGAAACGTACTATAATTTAAACCATCAAATGTTTTTGAATTTTCTGCAATTTCAAAACCCAAAGGATGATTAA
- a CDS encoding Pr6Pr family membrane protein, translating into MKKGLMLCIALFSLLAVVTQYYLMLANSTHSVFETSIRFFSYFTILSNTIVAVYFTYLTYDFLIHKENIQFSFGTLSAITVYITIVGLVYQFLLRQTWNPAGMQKVADETLHSLNPLLVIIFWFLHIKTNKLPYSQIKYWLVFPLLYLAFVLIRGHYSNFYPYPFLDVPGLGLKKVTINCLGMALFFYLIAAMYIWFANKIVNRK; encoded by the coding sequence ATGAAGAAAGGATTAATGCTTTGTATTGCACTTTTTTCTTTGCTGGCAGTAGTTACACAATATTATTTAATGCTTGCAAATAGCACACATTCGGTTTTTGAAACTTCTATCCGGTTCTTTAGTTATTTTACTATTTTATCCAATACCATTGTGGCAGTATATTTTACTTATCTAACTTACGATTTTTTAATACATAAAGAAAATATTCAATTCAGTTTTGGAACATTATCTGCTATTACCGTGTACATTACCATTGTTGGGTTAGTTTATCAATTCTTATTAAGGCAAACCTGGAACCCGGCAGGAATGCAAAAAGTAGCAGATGAAACGCTCCATTCACTAAACCCGCTATTGGTAATCATTTTTTGGTTCCTCCATATTAAAACAAACAAATTACCTTACAGCCAAATCAAATACTGGCTGGTTTTTCCCCTACTTTACCTGGCATTTGTATTAATTCGTGGCCACTATTCAAACTTTTATCCTTATCCATTTTTAGATGTACCCGGTTTGGGTTTAAAGAAAGTAACCATTAACTGTTTGGGCATGGCCCTATTCTTTTACCTAATTGCAGCAATGTATATATGGTTTGCAAACAAAATAGTAAATAGAAAATAA
- a CDS encoding DUF1800 domain-containing protein, giving the protein MDRRSFLTAKMPKAINPIKHNPYQGARVLSGLMPYSGTWTSTEIIHLLRRTMFGAKKEDVDFFGTMTVEAAVDYLLNVPISQPIPPLKTYNNSNTPGDPDASIAQGSTWVNTNTTDGGINAQRRQNFKAWWMGLMIHQERNIREKMVMFWHNHFATETTDIGRAIWCYQNNLTLRTHAVGNFKTFVKAITLDTGMLRYLNGYLNTKTAPDENYARELQELFTVGKGIDGATSPYSEDDVKAAAKVLTGWNVDGANNVTIFNTNRHDVTNKTFSAFYGNTIITGQAGNNGGNLELDALLDMIFATPDVALNICRKLYRWFVYYNIDAAAETNVIEPLATIFRNSGYNIKTTLATLFKSEHFFDSLNKGCNIKNPIDNIVAICREFSIQFPVDTDVTGNYFMWQYVQGVGSGLQQNIGDPPAVAGWPAYYQRPQFHEIWINSDTLPKRQQFADVMNSTGYTRQGRKIIIDHSIFANTMPNPGDPNALIEDSVKFLLGLPLIQSSRDQIKSDILLTGQISDGYWTSAWNTFISNPGDMMNTTVVKTRLANLYMYLMRLPEYQLS; this is encoded by the coding sequence ATGGATAGAAGATCTTTTCTTACGGCAAAAATGCCAAAAGCTATAAATCCTATTAAGCATAACCCTTACCAGGGAGCCCGGGTATTAAGCGGATTGATGCCCTACAGTGGTACATGGACTTCTACAGAAATTATACATCTTTTACGGCGAACCATGTTTGGTGCAAAAAAAGAAGATGTAGATTTTTTTGGCACAATGACGGTAGAAGCAGCAGTAGATTATTTATTAAATGTACCCATCTCTCAACCCATACCTCCATTAAAAACTTACAATAATTCAAATACTCCCGGCGACCCCGATGCCTCAATTGCACAGGGAAGTACCTGGGTAAATACCAATACTACCGATGGAGGCATTAATGCCCAACGCCGCCAGAATTTTAAAGCCTGGTGGATGGGACTTATGATTCACCAGGAAAGAAACATCCGGGAGAAAATGGTAATGTTCTGGCACAATCATTTTGCAACAGAAACCACCGATATTGGAAGAGCAATATGGTGTTACCAAAACAACCTTACCCTGCGTACCCATGCCGTAGGTAATTTTAAAACTTTTGTAAAGGCTATTACTTTGGATACCGGCATGCTCCGTTACCTGAATGGATATTTAAATACCAAAACAGCGCCCGATGAAAATTATGCACGGGAACTGCAGGAATTATTTACCGTAGGTAAAGGCATTGATGGCGCTACATCACCCTATAGCGAAGATGATGTAAAAGCAGCCGCTAAAGTTTTAACCGGCTGGAATGTGGATGGCGCCAATAATGTAACCATTTTTAATACCAACAGGCATGATGTAACCAATAAAACATTTTCGGCATTTTATGGCAATACTATAATAACTGGGCAGGCTGGTAACAACGGCGGCAACCTGGAGCTGGATGCATTGCTCGATATGATTTTTGCTACGCCGGATGTGGCCTTAAATATTTGCCGTAAACTTTACCGTTGGTTTGTTTATTATAATATTGATGCAGCAGCCGAAACAAATGTAATTGAACCGCTGGCTACCATTTTCCGCAATTCCGGATACAATATTAAAACAACGCTGGCAACACTCTTTAAAAGCGAACATTTTTTTGACAGCTTGAACAAAGGATGCAATATTAAAAACCCCATTGATAATATTGTAGCAATTTGCCGTGAATTTTCCATTCAATTTCCGGTAGATACCGATGTAACCGGAAATTATTTTATGTGGCAATATGTACAAGGCGTTGGCTCGGGCTTGCAACAAAATATTGGCGACCCGCCTGCAGTGGCCGGCTGGCCTGCATATTATCAGCGGCCTCAGTTTCACGAAATTTGGATCAATAGCGATACGTTACCCAAGCGGCAACAGTTTGCAGATGTAATGAACAGTACAGGTTATACCCGGCAAGGCCGTAAAATTATTATTGATCACAGCATCTTTGCAAACACTATGCCCAACCCCGGCGATCCGAATGCATTGATTGAAGACTCGGTAAAATTTTTATTGGGGCTGCCGCTCATTCAATCCAGCAGAGATCAAATAAAAAGTGATATCCTGCTTACCGGCCAAATTTCTGATGGGTACTGGACCAGCGCATGGAACACTTTTATCAGCAACCCGGGAGATATGATGAATACCACGGTGGTAAAAACCAGGCTGGCCAATTTATATATGTACCTCATGCGTCTGCCCGAGTACCAATTAAGTTAA